Proteins from a single region of Plasmodium brasilianum strain Bolivian I chromosome 13, whole genome shotgun sequence:
- a CDS encoding plasmepsin, giving the protein MDITVKEQEFSNGLIKNSSAFENIKFSNIKNNFKVQKKFQILYFILFIFVTGVFFFFLIGNYFFSPNYKVNKIVQNTEHLTIGFKIERPHDKVLKTIVEKNLKNYIKETVKFFQSGYVKQNYLGSENDVIELDDVANLMFYGEGEVGDNHQKFMLIFDTGSANLWVPSKKCNSIGCSTKHLYDSSKSKSYEKDGTKVEITYGSGTVRGFFSKDLVTLGYLSLPYKFIEVTDTDDLEPLYTAAEFDGILGLGWKDLSIGSIDPIVVELKNQNKIDQALFTFYLPVHDKHSGYLTIGGIEEKFYEGELTYEKLNHDLFWQVDLDVNFGKTSMEKANVIVDSGTSTITAPTSFINKFFKDLNVIKVPFLPFYITTCNNKDMPTLEFKSANNTYTLEPEYYMEPLLDIDDTLCMLYILPVDIDKNTFILGDPFMRKYFTVFDYDKESIGFAVAKN; this is encoded by the coding sequence aTGGACATAACGGTAAAAGAACAAGAATTTTCAAATGGtttgataaaaaattcatCAGCCTTTGAAAACATAAAGTTTAGTAAcataaagaataattttaaagttCAGAAGAAATTTcagatattatattttattctctttatatttgtaactggagtattttttttctttttgattggaaattatttcttttcccCAAATTATAAAGTGAATAAAATTGTACAAAATACGGAACATTTAACAATAGGATTTAAAATTGAAAGACCACATGACAAAGTATTAAAAACCATAGTTGagaaaaacttaaaaaattatataaaagagactgtaaaattttttcagtCAGGAtatgtaaaacaaaattatttaggTAGTGAAAATGACGTAATAGAACTAGACGATGTTGCTAATTTAATGTTTTATGGTGAAGGGGAAGTAGGTGATAATCAtcaaaaatttatgttaatatttgaTACAGGTTCAGCTAACTTATGGGTACCAAGCAAAAAATGTAACAGTATTGGATGTAGTACTAAACATTTGTATGATTCAAGTAAATCCAAATCTTATGAAAAAGATGGAACAAAAGTAGAAATAACTTATGGCTCAGGTACTGTTAGAGGATTTTTTAGTAAAGACTTAGTTACTCTTGGTTATCTTTCTTTaccatataaatttatagaaGTAACTGACACAGATGATTTAGAACCATTATACACTGCTGCTGAATTTGATGGTATATTAGGTTTAGGATGGAAAGATTTATCCATTGGTTCTATTGATCCTATTGTtgttgaattaaaaaatcaaaataaaatagatcaAGCTttgtttactttttatttacctGTACATGATAAACATTCTGGTTATCTAACCATTGGTGGTATAGAAGAGAAATTTTACGAAGGAGAATTAacttatgaaaaattaaatcatGATTTATTTTGGCAAGTGGATTTAGATGTAAATTTTGGAAAAACATCTATGGAAAAAGCAAATGTTATTGTTGATAGTGGTACAAGTACCATTACTGCACCAACAAgttttattaacaaattcTTTAAAGACTTAAATGTTATCAAAGTTCCCTTCTTACCATTCTATATTACTActtgtaataataaagatatgCCTACCTTAGAATTTAAATCTGCCAACAATACATACACATTAGAACCAGAATACTACATGGAGCCATTACTAGATATTGATGACACTTTGTGTATGCTTTATATCCTACCAGTCGATATTGACAAAAACACATTCATTTTAGGAGATCCATTTATGAGAAAATATTTCACCGTATTTGACTATGACAAGGAGAGTATCGGATTTGCCGTTGCAAAAAACTAG